The Candidatus Obscuribacterales bacterium genomic interval AACTGTCCTTCAAACTGGATGGGAGAACTGACCGGGAAGGTGCGCAGTTGGTACCCCGGAAAACGTGGTAGGGCGACAAAAATCGCCAGACCCAGCCCAACCACGACCAATACTAAGGTGCTCCAGCGGCGCAGGGAAAAATTCAGCGTTAGGGTCTTCATGCGACGACTGGTGAGCCCTAACTGGGAACGATAGTCTAATACCAACACCGGCAGAGCGATCGCTACAAAAATCAGCAGCAGTGGTGCAAAAGCCAGGGTTTGGCTAATCGTACCCGCCACGCCAATCAGAATTAGCCCAATCACCATGGAATAGCCCAAGTCTTTGCGCCGAGGTTGGTCAAAACTATGCAGCACCTGCAGGTGGATCAACAGTTCCGCTAGGGCTAGACGCGTATCTACCTGCCCCCGAGCAATGTTGAACAAAAAGATGGCAAGAGCCAAGAGCATGGCGATCGCAATACTAAATTGAGTCGAGGTATTGCGTTTATGGCGCTGCCGCCAGCTCCACCAAGCCCCCACGATACTGGCAGGAATAGCCCAGGCACTGATCCACAGCGGATCTGCCACATCCGCCGCCGCCACATCGGTCGCCAAAATGCCCACTGTCACCATAGCCTGTACCAAAACCCGCAGCGGAATTGATTCTTCCGGCCGCGGGCGGGGCATAGCGGCGAGGCGTTCCCACAGGGGGCCAAAGGGCGATCGCCGAATCCATTGTTCGAGTCTTGAAGGGTCTTGGGTCGGTGCGTTAGCGGGAGCCGTTGCGGT includes:
- a CDS encoding transglutaminaseTgpA domain-containing protein, with amino-acid sequence MTRPTATAPANAPTQDPSRLEQWIRRSPFGPLWERLAAMPRPRPEESIPLRVLVQAMVTVGILATDVAAADVADPLWISAWAIPASIVGAWWSWRQRHKRNTSTQFSIAIAMLLALAIFLFNIARGQVDTRLALAELLIHLQVLHSFDQPRRKDLGYSMVIGLILIGVAGTISQTLAFAPLLLIFVAIALPVLVLDYRSQLGLTSRRMKTLTLNFSLRRWSTLVLVVVGLGLAIFVALPRFPGYQLRTFPVSSPIQFEGQ